The Montipora capricornis isolate CH-2021 chromosome 6, ASM3666992v2, whole genome shotgun sequence genome has a window encoding:
- the LOC138050567 gene encoding uncharacterized protein — MYRSTIRNIQLIGIAKTQDMKRHGIDKMLLPFTQELHELAKEQGHCFKVHGQDRYLRGGLLLWSGDTLGSNCVSCFKEAVGGALRICRHGMGTKEETRRKFRAEEFQARNLTDHLRICEMTEDPDNAPHVRDTLSTTYGVNGLSVMNRVAHSF, encoded by the exons ATGTACCGTTCCACAATCCGAAACATCCAACTTATTGGTATAGCAAAGACACAGGACATGAAGAGGCATGGCATTGACAAAATGTTGTTACCCTTTACTCAAGAACTCCATGAACTTGCCAAG GAACAGGGACATTGCTTTAAGGTTCATGGTCAAGACAGATACTTACGAGGAGGCCTTCTGCTATGGAGTGGCGATACACTAGGAAGCAATTGTGTCAGTTGTTTTAAAGAGGCTGTTGGTGGGGCACTTCGAATATGCAGACACGGCATGGGTACAAAAGAAGAAACTAGAAGAAAG TTTCGAGCAGAAGAATTTCAGGCAAGAAACCTGACAGATCACTTGCGAATCTGTGAAATGACTGAGGATCCAGACAATGCACCTCATGTTCGAGATACCCTTTCCACCACGTATGGAGTTAATGGGCTCAGTGTGATGAACAGAGTGGCACATTCTTTTTGA
- the LOC138054029 gene encoding zinc finger MYM-type protein 1-like → MTENETLCNALGTIQSLYNFLHGSTKRHALFKDIEIHEEDVALTLKSLSTTRWSCRWTAVRAVLEQVPRIMEALVTLSKDRDPKTYSESNSLLHSICDFEFVYGLMVLKLILSNTDNLSRYLQGEQMDVITAKKTADAVVKTLSNCRNEESFTLMWSHADVKAQKIKIGIEGTQFTFRNAKVPRTRPSRRLQSLTGETPAAANDSSQQKAKDHFRITVYYTSIDKVVSELQSRFEGNDQEVLCALGEIVFSRSPSINNIQTVSNFYGVDSQMLSSEKLIFENYDCGDPCQRRNAAVMVKTMHQNGLRDILPVLYKVVSILATIPATSCSAERSFSALRRIKTFLRSTMGQDRLTSIAVINIEREYGNKTMQNDMQRIIDIFGRRSNRSSYFF, encoded by the coding sequence ATGACTGAAAATGAAACTCTCTGTAATGCCCTCGGTACAATCCAGAGTCTTTACAATTTCTTACACGGGAGCACCAAGCGCCATGCGTTATTCAAGGACATTGAAATTCATGAAGAGGATGTTGCCCTTACATTAAAATCTTTGAGTACCACTAGATGGTCGTGTCGCTGGACGGCGGTGAGGGCCGTGCTAGAGCAAGTGCCGAGGATAATGGAAGCCCTTGTCACTTTATCAAAGGATCGCGATCCCAAGACCTACAGTGAAAGTAATTCGCTTCTCCACTcaatttgtgactttgaattcgtttatgGCTTGATGGTTTTGAAGCTCATCTTATCCAACACTGATAATTTGAGTAGGTATCTACAGGGAGAACAGATGGATGTCATCACTGCCAAGAAGACTGCTGATGCTGTTGTTAAGACACTGAGCAATTGTCGAAATGAAGAGAGCTTTACTCTGATGTGGTCACATGCTGATGTTAAAgcgcaaaaaatcaaaataggAATCGAGGGTACGCAATTTACCTTCAGAAATGCCAAGGTGCCTCGAACCAGACCATCACGCCGACTTCAGAGCCTTACTGGTGAGACACCTGCTGCAGCGAACGACAGCTCACAACAGAAGGCAAAAGACCACTTTCGTATCACAGTTTATTACACAAGTATTGACAAAGTCGTCAGTGAACTTCAATCAAGGTTTGAGGGCAATGACCAGGAGGTTTTGTGCGCATTGGGTGAAATCGTATTCAGCCGTTCTCCAAGCATCAACAACATCCAAACTGTATCAAATTTCTATGGCGTGGATAGCCAAATGCTATCAAGTGAGAAgttaatctttgaaaactacGACTGCGGGGACCCATGCCAGAGAAGAAACGCAGCCGTGATGGTAAAGACCATGCATCAAAATGGTCTCCGTGACATTTTACCTGTTCTATATAAAGTTGTCTCCATCCTGGCCACAATTCCCGCAACCTCGTGCTCTGCTGAAAGGTCTTTCAGCGCCCTTCGCCGCATCAAGACATTTTTAAGATCCACAATGGGACAAGACCGACTTACCAGTATCGCCGTTATTAACATAGaaagagagtatggaaacaagACAATGCAGAATGACATGCAAAGGATTATTGACATATTTGGGCGTCGAAGTAATCGTTCTTCATACTTCTTTTAA
- the LOC138054030 gene encoding zinc finger MYM-type protein 1-like produces MGYSELELEQESYTSPTLTTMVPKQPVLPEYPGTKFSSESFTRRFQPDWYKKYPWLSYDVEKDVCVCFACIEFGKDASFVFKNWKKPSKLTKHSQSENHVTCMTKWLQFKAMERKNSSVLQQLSSAHQEQVTINRKYLQVIIECLIFTAMQNIAVRGHEESRKDIWEVSDINRGNFLELLHLRCKDLPWLQSKLQAQLQLHAQWTSPSIQNELLAIVSDLVLERITTVVRKSGYFGIIMDETSEISRTEEVSLCLRYVINGETKETFVGFFATASTEGGSSVRARKNSHK; encoded by the coding sequence ATGGGTTACTCGGAGTTAGAACTAGAGCAAGAGTCCTATACGTCACCTACGTTGACAACAATGGTCCCGAAACAGCCTGTTTTACCCGAATATCCGGGCACCAAGTTCAGCAGTGAGTCTTTCACTAGACGATTCCAGCCTGACTGGTATAAAAAGTATCCATGGCTTAGTTACGATGTCGAAAAAGACGTGTGTGTATGTTTTGCCTGTATAGAGTTTGGAAAGgatgcatcttttgttttcaagaattggaagaagccatcaaagttaacaaaacaCAGCCAAAGTGAGAATCATGTAACTTGCATGACTAAGTGGCTGCAGTtcaaagcaatggaaagaaagaatAGCAGTGTTCTGCAGCAACTAAGCAGTGCACATCAAGAGCAGGTCACAATTAACAGGAAATATTTACAAGTGATTATCGAGTGCTTGATTTTCACTGCTATGCAAAATATTGCTGTTAGAGGCCATGAAGAAAGTCGAAAGGATATCTGGGAAGTGTCAGATATAAACAGAGGAAACTTCCTCGAATTACTCCATTTACGATGCAAAGACTTGCCATGGCTGCAGTCAAAACTCCAGGCACAGCTCCAGTTGCATGCTCAGTGGACATCACCCAGTATCCAAAATGAGCTACTTGCAATAGTGTCAGACCTTGTGCTTGAGAGAATCACGACAGTAGTAAGGAAGAGTGGTTACTTTGGAATCATCATGGATGAAACTTCAGAAATCAGTAGAACCGAAGAGGTATCCTTGTGCCTCAGGTACGTTATCAATGGTGAGACAAAGGAAACTTTCGTTGGTTTCTTTGCCACTGCTTCTACGGAGGGGGGAAGTTCTGTACGAGCTCGCAAAAACAGCCATAAATAA